The following is a genomic window from Janibacter sp. DB-40.
GTGCGCAGGTAGGTGGCACCCTCCAGCTCGAGTCGACGGGCATCCGACCCGAGGGCGAGCAGCAGGCGGTCCCAGGGAACCTCCCCCTCGCTCGTCGTGACGGTGCCGGCGTCGAGGTCCAGCCCGGTGACCTCGACCCCGAGGCGCAGCTCGATGCCGGCCTCCTCCAGCTGCTCCGGGGACCACGGGTGGACCAGCGCCAGCTCCTCGTCGGCGAGGGCACGCTTCGACAGGGGCGGGCGCTCGTAGGCGTGCACCGACTCACGGCCGATGACGGTGATCTCGCCGTCGAAGCCCTTGTCCCGCAGGGCCATCGCCGCATGGGTGCCGCACTCACCGGCACCGACGACGACGATCCGCTGCACGTCGCTCGAGAGGTCAGGCGAGGTCGACATGGACCTCCCCGTCCTCGACCCGCACCGGATAGGTGCGCAGGTCGATGGTGACCGGTGCACCCACCGCCGCGCCGTCCGTGATGCGGAACCGCCCGTTGTGCTTCGGGCACTCGATGATGCCGTCCATGACGAGACCATCGCACAGGAGCATCCGCTCGTGCGTGCAGTGCCCGTCGCTGGCGTAGAACTCGCCGTCCTCGTCGCGGTAGACGGCGACGTCGCGTCCCTCGACGCTCACGCCGATGACGTCCTCCTCCTCGACGTCGTCGACGTCGCAGACCCGGGTCCAGCCCATGGTGACTCCTCTCAGGCCGCGGTCGCGGCACTCGTGGTGGTGGTGTCCCCGGCCGGCGGGAGGAGCCCGTCGACGGGTCCGTGGAAGGGTGCCGCCGTCTCCGGCAGCTCCCGGCGCACGAACCAGGACGGGTCGCGCAGCTGGTGCAGCACCGCCGGGATGATCTCGCGGTAGGCGGCGAGGAGCCCCGGGTACGGCTCGGGGGTGTCGTGCCGCATCTCCTCGTGCAGCTCGGGCAGCCGGTGGTAGGGGACCATCGGGTACATGTGGTGCTCGATGTGGAAGTTCATGTTCCAGTAGAGGAAACGGTTGACCGGCCCCATGAGGACGGTGCGGGTGTTGAGCCGGTGGTCGATGACGTTCTCCCCCATGCCGGAGTGCTGCGTCAGCCCGTAGACGATGTGCATGAAGCACCCGTAGATCCGCGGTCCGCCGACGAGGACCAGGGGCAGCCACGAGGTCGTGACGACGGCGAGCGCGATGACGACGGCATAGATCGCCAGCCAGGTGCGCGCGATCCGGACCGCCGTGCCGTGCTCCTGCTCGGGCACGTAGTCGCGCTCGTCCCGGGAGAGCCGACCGACCGACAGGCGCAGCATGGTGGCGATCGCCTGGGGGACGTCGACGAGCCCGACGAGGTTGAGCAGGATCCGGCCGAGGCGCGCCGGGCGCATGGCGATGATCTCGGGGTCCCTGCCGACGACGAGGGTGTCGCTGTGGTGCCGCGCGTGGGAGTAACGCCAGGTGACCGGGTTGCGCATCATGAAGAAGCACGCGAGGTGGTAGACCGCTTGGTCCATCCAGCGCGTCCGGAAGGCCGTGCCGTGGCCGGCCTCGTGCCACCGCGAGTCGCCGGCGGAGCCGTAGAGCACCCCGTAGACGAGGGCGAAGGGGAGGACCCACCACGACCCCCACGTCGCCACGATGCCGGCGCCGCTGAGCAGGATGAGGCCGAGCCAGATGGCCGTGTCCCGGATGGCGGGGGCGTCGGAGCGCTTCATCAGCTCCTTCATCCGCTTGCGCGGGATGGCGGTGCGGTACCA
Proteins encoded in this region:
- a CDS encoding non-heme iron oxygenase ferredoxin subunit, with translation MGWTRVCDVDDVEEEDVIGVSVEGRDVAVYRDEDGEFYASDGHCTHERMLLCDGLVMDGIIECPKHNGRFRITDGAAVGAPVTIDLRTYPVRVEDGEVHVDLA
- a CDS encoding fatty acid desaturase family protein, with the translated sequence MTTNRDRLSWYSLEGEATDFAVAHGLSAADWYRTAIPRKRMKELMKRSDAPAIRDTAIWLGLILLSGAGIVATWGSWWVLPFALVYGVLYGSAGDSRWHEAGHGTAFRTRWMDQAVYHLACFFMMRNPVTWRYSHARHHSDTLVVGRDPEIIAMRPARLGRILLNLVGLVDVPQAIATMLRLSVGRLSRDERDYVPEQEHGTAVRIARTWLAIYAVVIALAVVTTSWLPLVLVGGPRIYGCFMHIVYGLTQHSGMGENVIDHRLNTRTVLMGPVNRFLYWNMNFHIEHHMYPMVPYHRLPELHEEMRHDTPEPYPGLLAAYREIIPAVLHQLRDPSWFVRRELPETAAPFHGPVDGLLPPAGDTTTTSAATAA